caaacagaaaacacagtgTAGCTATCCTTCAAGAGTCAAACGAGAATTTGTCTGGTAAAATGTGAATTTTCCACCTTTTCCCTGTATTTGTATTTCGCTGATGGGTTCAGTATATGAGATAGTGTACCCACCCACACTGTGGCAGACCCTCCTTTGTACATTTTTATTGAATGGTAAACAGTCTCTTTCTGAGTAAATATTTGTGTTCCCTGGCTAGTGTACATAATTCTTTAATTTGAGATGGAAACATCCATTGAAATATTAATGACATTATGACACACAGCCGAATGAATAAAGAAGAGAGGACTGTTGTAAAGCTGCCAAGGCCACCAGTGGGAGGTTTAAGTTAAactgtgctctctctctttaacaACAGGACTAACTGTTTAGTGATGTATTGTGTATATACATGGATTGTAGAGGCCAATTCATTCTATGGTTTAAAAGCTCCCTTTATTTTCTCAAGCACTCCTTTAATAGTCAATTAAAGACTGTGTTAACTCATGATTATGGTTGAAATGAGTACATTTGCATTGAGGGCATAAATGAGGAGTTTATTATGCAGTATTATGTACTAAATGTTTGTTTATTATTAGAATGAATCACTTTGAATAAAAATGGTATGTGTAGTGTGTCTCTTGGGTGCCAAGGGTCTAGTGTGTTAGATATTCAGGGACATATCTTAGGGTGCTTGCaagtcagtggaggctcctcagaggaggaaggggaggaccatcctcctcagtgaatttcataaaaatagtgaaacttTAAAGTTATcaattttagataaaactatacaaaatatatttacatgtcaccaaataattgattaatgaAGGTCTACACTAGCCTCACCAacactgtagggtagcaccatggtgtagccggaggacagctactttccatcctcctctgggtacattgacttcagtaCAAAaactaggaggctcatggttctcacctccttccaaagacttacacagtaattatgacaacttccggaggacgtcctccaacctatcagagctcttgcagcatgaactgacgttgtccacccaatcaaaggatcagagaattaatctagtactgaaagcataagctacagctagctagcactgcagtgcataaaatgtggtgagtagttgactcaaagagagggaaagacaatagatgaacagttttgaacaaatacatttcttaaaaaatgaaggagaagcaagagagagagcgagagagagatattttgtaagggtaggttggaggacgtcctccggaagttgtcataattactgtgtaagtctatggaaagaggtgagaaccatgagcctcctaggttttgcactgaagtcaatgtacccagaggaggacggaaactagctgtcctccggctacaccatggtgctaccctacattattttaaaaaaagcactttcacttactttgctagcgaatgcagctagctagtttagcctactcaaacacatggctcaaacagagagggatgctatgttagctagctggctatggctatcccacactggaactcttccaagtcaaggtaagcttttggtttgattaatttattgccacccgggcccgccggtgtaattgctaaactgcttgctgctgactgtacactgtactgcatgattgtagcaggtctactaacgcgttagttctagtaagtatgttgactatgatgttaatatggtgacaacgatgtaggttgtgcgtagcggttatgacatggtttggcttgaaaaggttttttcgcctggtcacagaaagctgatgtgttgtgcgcTGAAGTCCTCAAGCAAAGGGaaaatgtgagaggaggagagcgcgtagatgtgagaaggaagacaaagggatcatgctgtttgaatgtggctgctatgaaagtgaagctatgaaagtgaactgtgtttgcttgtgatcaggggtgtattcatttagccgattctgttgaaaaacatttcttaaaatgaAGCAAACAGAActaaacggggataaacataactgaatttgtccaatagaaactctcgctCGCTAGATGCAaaagtgtgcaaggtggtatcgATACATTGAGCTGGGGGAATGGAATGTGAATGACATTCATCCAatttgctgtaatagaaataaggccatgctcataaaaaaagtgtcctccctcatcttaaacggcactgaccgccactgttgCAAGTGATTGTGTGTTGCTCTCTACTCAAGTAATGAGAGGGATCTGAGTCTTGCTGTGAGTAATTCAGAGATTTTGCTGTGAAAGTAAGTGTACAACAAGCACCACTTAGGCTGATTGGCGTCTCGTTTATCCTTGAGGGATAACTGCTTTCAAAGTGGACAAATGATGGCAATCAGTAACAACAATAGGGCTCTCACAGTAATTGTTCTGTCAGGCATTTCTCTCTACATGTTCACAAATAGTTTCACAATTATGTCCATCATGACCAGACACTTTCAAACGTGTATGCCTTTCTCAGCCACTTAAACGTGACTGAAAATAGTGTCATTTTTACTATACAATACAACTTTTTCTAAATGGAACTCAAATCGTCCCTCTTCAATCAGGATCCAACATTACAAGAGAATTTAAAAAAATGTCTTGCCTCATTCGTCTTGTTTTAACAACCTTTCTTGGTTCCCAATTGACCAAAAACACATCTATACTAGCCAGGCCTGTGTTTGAATAAGAGGGAATGAGGTTAACCATTCAGACCTCTGAAGCGCTCTGTGTTGATTTGTACAGTAAAGCCTTTTTCTTTAATAAGGAAGATTAACGGAATGACCGGGAGTGATGAGAAcaagggatggaggaggaggggggggtgtgTAGCTGGAGCGAGATGCTCTGGGTGCCCTTCAGTATCCCTCCAAGCAGGAGTAATTTAATTGGCTGATTTAGAGGGATTGGCAGGGGGGAGTCGGAGCATGGCTCCCGTTTGGTTAGATGTGTGGGCAGATGATGCCAGCACAGTACTGGTAGGATTTTGAAGAATCGAGTGGGCCTCAGCTTAAACTCTCCCAGTACATGACTCTTTGCTTGATGGTCAAGCAACGCAGCAGGCCTCAGCGGATGTCATTACCTTCATACAATGGGCTGATACTGGTATAGGACCACTTTTCACAGGCCCAATTAAATGTCTGGATTGTTCAACTTCTAAAAGCCCACGCTAAAATGATAATGTATCACTTTGAAGAAATGTCTAGATACAGAATGCAGGCGAAAATGGTTCTGCCAATAGACATGCTATTTGAAGCTTCTCTTGAATACTGCAGGACACACTTCATATTTGCTCAGCCATCCATTTCTCCCCATATTCTCTCTCGGCTGTGTCTGCATGTCATTTATTAATAAGCATGTGGAGCGTGAGTAGTTGGGCAAGTTTCCTCTTGAATAAACAACAACCACTAtctccctcactgtatgaatCCCAGCAGGATACTGTACTAAAAGCCCATTTTTTCTTAGAATACAACACAGCAAAAACCAAACCCTAAATACCTTAGATACAATGATATTTCATTTAAACAAGTGAGCATCACATCCATTTCACAGATAGTGTAATAGACAACATTACCATCCCACATCCCACTCTGTGCAAACAGAGGTCTGAGCATACAATGGGATGTGATGACTGAGTGAGAGCTGTTCAGAACAACTTGAACAACTTCACTGTTCCAGACGCTACCCACACGGCCCCTCTTTACTAGTAATCACAATGCCATAATTTCCCACAGTGCTCGTAGGGAGCTGTGCTCTGCCCTTAATAGGCTGCTTAGAGGATATTCAGGATAAATATACATTTTCTCATTCTCATAGTGACATTGGTAACTGCATTAATTTCCCGCTTACAGACACACTAGAGCCATTTTGTACCTGGTTAGAATCCTATCTCTGTATTCCATATTCCATGCAGTTGAGAATTATTGGCATTGGCCCTGATCATATAAACAAATGTCAAACCTTTCAAATGTTCATTGGATAACTGCCATATGTGGCAAATgttacacaaaacaaatatttcaAACTTTTTACCTCTAATATCAAATACATTTCATTTTATAAGACAAGAAAAGTTTTGTTACATTCCAAATTAGGCTTATTTGCATATCTATCCTTCCATCCTAGTTAATCACATTCATTCTTTGATGCAGATCAAAAGGAAAGAGGAAATGCCCAAGACATTTTTATACTGTTTGAATGTACCACAACTACTTTCACTCCGTCTCCATTTCATCCTGATTCAAAAGACGACATGAAAGCCAACCAACTACAGAAGCTGGCAGGTACAGAAATATACATTGTTTTACACCAACATGATTGAGTTGATGTTTTAAGTGTAGAAAGTTGCAGAAAGCTTAGAAGCTAACAGCGAGTAGCTATTTCCAGAACATATGTACCCATTACGTCAAAAAGCTGACGGGGAGTGAAGATGGGGAATGTAAACAGACATGTCTACATACTGTACCCTTCGTTGCTGTGAACAATACAGACTGGAAGATATCTGAATCATTCATGTTACCCACTCACTGTGCAACACCTATCAGCAGGGGTTGTTGGAACAAGTTTCATGAAGTTCATGGCGGTACACACTTTTACCCTGCCTTTACACCCTCAGATAGAAGTGACATCACACACTTCGCTGTAAACTTCCCAAGACACGTTCTTTCTTGTCATTGATTGTCATTGTTACCAGGCCCGTGCATAACAATCTCAGCCCATTCACAGCACAGCAGTGGCAACTGACAAAGAAGTCACTCCCTGAAAGGCCATTATGTAGTCAAACTGTGTAACAAGCTCTTACAAACCTTTTCTCAATCAATACAGTATTTAAAAGGAGTATGAAACGGAGGTTGGGTCACTGATTTCACTGCAATGGGCAATGGTTTAGAATGTAAAGTAGGTGGACCTCATGAGACGGTCGAGTCCCCTGAGACCTCCAGCAGTGACTCACCCGACACCCTCAGCTTAGTGTGGACAGGACAGGTCACACTCTGATTTACCAACACGCCTCTTGGATAATGAGGATGGGGAATAATAGTCAAGACATTATTAATAGGAGTGTAATGCCCCTGAGTGACCTAGAATGCAGGATAATGGTGGAGTTTCCTATAACAGGTCATGAAGGACATTAACAAGATGCTGAAGTTCCCCGAATGTAAGCCAATTAGTAAATAGAGGCAAGAAACAGTCTTAGCTTCCTCATTAGTTTGGCTAAGTAGCGGTTTTAGCAAAATTGGAATAAAGAAGACATCCAAGTTGCAAGACACTGTCTTACTGGATCAATgacagtaaaacagatatgaCATTTGAAGCAATCTTATCATATTAATGTTTTCTCTTGTTTTGACCCATGAGCCTTTGCAGCTCTCCTTTGTCGCATGTCCGAAGCAGCTGCCTAGCTGCATTTGGATTTAAATACTGAGGGTGCCTTTGTTGCCATGGCAGTCAGAGGGGGTCCCAAACTATTGACGGAACTGTGTTGGAGATTGAGGCCCTAATGAGCTAGAATAGCATCACGAAGGCCAGGGTCTCACCCAACGCTCCCATTCCCCTGGTGAGTGAGGTCCAAACCCCAAGGCTCCTGCCAATTAACCCTGGCCTGCACTGCTCCGCAAAGGTAATTTGCCATCAGTGATGGGGAAGTCCCCAAGGAGCACAGGTGGGAGGATCTAGCAATGAGGCAGAACTAACATCAAAGTACGGTTTATGCTAAAATAGATATGGGCTTTTTTGGTTTGTTGATTGTTGTTTGAAGCCGCAATGTTATTTGCTTTGATGCTAACTCTCCAGATGGCCTCAGTCAAACTTGATTTTCCTTCTCAAATCCAAAACTATCTCCAACTTTATCTGTAACCTTTTTCTGTTTAGGATGAGGATCCGGGCGGGAGTTGTGTGGACAGTAGCCTATATATACCATGAAGTTCTATAAAAATGTACAAAATCAAAGCAAAATATACTCTTTATTACATTGCATGAAGGAATATTCACTACTTAAGAACATCAGAGGTTTAGTCAGTACTTCATCCATATCCCACTGggtacagacgtcaattcaatgtctattccacgttagTTTAACGTAGTTTCATTGAaatacgtggaaacaacgttgattcaaccagtgtgtgctcaGTGGGATGATATTACCTTATTATTTTATGAGTGGCTTGAGGGAAGATGATATATTGTGAATAGTCTACCCATGCTAAGAGAGCATAGCAATAACAGACCAAATTGGCAAGGCAGAGGCTGTATTGTTGAAGAATATGAGAGGCAGATTGGAATTCACACCACTCCACCTGTCCAAAATAGACTTGTACCCAGACATCCAATGTTTAATTGATTGCCGTTTTACAAAAGACTACCTCTTACAGATAAACAAAAAGGGGACACTGCCAATATAAGATAAACAAAATCAATTTTGACGAGAAAACATAAAACTATAAAATCTTAAATCCAATGTCTTCCTAATTGCAGTCAGATAAACATTTCAGCAAAAGAAAACATGAAAACTATATCAGATCCTCAGCATCCATATGGCACAGTTTCTCCTGTTCATATTGACAATGTGTAATCCTTGTTTAAAAATCAGGCTTCCTGGAAGTCACACACATCTTGGTTGACTCCCCCTCCAGATGGAACCATCTTATGAGACTCCTCTCTACTCTGGCAGCTTCCAATTCGATACTCCCAGATCTCCTATTGTTCAATATAGGAATGCTATTTACTTCCTTGCCAAAGGGAAAAAAATTCCCTTCTGACAGATTCAAAGTTTGTGGGGTGAGAAGGCAAATGTTAGAAGAATTTCTCGGTTCATTCACTTTAAGAATTCAAGAGATAAAATGAACATCAGAATAGCAGATGGGAGCAGAAATACTCTGTACTGTTTATGATAATGAACCTATCTTTGTGTTTAAAATACATCTAATAAGGCAAGGTTAAATACTTTTCTGTGAATACATAGCACATTTCCATAAGGCTGGGGAGAACAATATAGTGCTATCATAAAAGACAAATGTTACCCTGATAAGCTTCATTTTATTCTGAGAAATTGGTCAATTGTACATTTCACGCGTTAAatcatttttctttaaaaaaaaatagcaGTGTGTGTTGAGAACAATACATTATTAAAAGCGCCATAGCAAAATATCTAGCCAACTCTTGTACGTACACTGACCAGTTTGAACAAACAATACTGCCTGTTGCAACAAAGCAAAGACTATAGATACGTGACAAGAAAAACAAACCACATGTTAATGGTATTGGTTTCTGTATTTCCAAGTTCACTTTGAACCTAATTTCAAAATGTCTTATGAATTGATTTGTGCTGCAAATATCTCACACACATGTAACACAGCCCCTATTTCTTTTAACTGCAAACAGACTGACTACCTGAGCGCTCCATCCCAAAACAACATGTAATCACACTTACAATTTACTAAGCAACACTCTGACAGTGAACAGCTAGAATTGTCATTTGTATTGCAGAATGATCTtgtcacacaaacaaacatattATTAGATTTAGGTCCAAGTAGTGGGCtttatatagcctggtcccagatgtgtTTATGctttcttgccaactcctatggtcctCATCAGGTggcaatgaccataggagttggcaagacagcacaaacacatCTGGAACCAGGTTTTGTAAGAGTTCCATTTAAAACCTGGTCTCTGAGCTCCCTCGTTTCATAGTGTTGCTAATGAACTGCTTATCGTGTTCAAAGCTGAGGTTATTGTGAGACCTGGAGATCATGAGCAGCTTCTCTTTCTTGGTGTAATCCTGTTTGACTGCTACCTGGGGCAGCTGCAGTCTGTCCATAGGATCCTCCTTGTTCTCCAGCTTCATGTAACCTTTACTATTGCTGCGGTCCAGCCGGGGCCAGCTGGGATGTTTCCTCTGCTCTGGCTTCACTGTTAGATTGGTGGGCCTTCGATCCAGGTCCAGAGACTTGGAGTGAGAAGACAGCATGTGGAGGGAGTTGTTGGAGCCGAAGTCCTTGCGGGCAGCCCCGGGGGACAGGTACCTCCCACTGGCAGACCCTGGGGACAGAGAGCTACGAGAGGACGAGAAGGAGTGGGACTCTGTGGCCGAGTTACTCCTGAGGAGCATGACGCCGGGAGGTTTGTAGGCTTTGGCAATGTCCGCCGGGACAGGCACAGCCAGGGACTCCATAGAGGGGTGTCGGGACCTAACCCTAATGTGCTCCAGGTCCTCTGTGATGTTATCCATGTCAGGCTCGTCGATCACACAGTTGTTGAGCTTGATAACGGGCAGGGTGAAAGCGCTGATCGAGGATGAGACGATTGATCTGGTCTGGCATCTCTTGGGGAAGCTGCTCTTCTTGTCCCAGTGGCGGCTGCCCTCATGCTGCAGACCAAAGATGGAGCCAGAGCGCTCTCTGTAGAACGAAGGCAGTAAGCCATGCCCCCCTTTGGCCTCGTTGAGAAGACCCTCCTCGTCCTCTGTAGAGCTGGCCCTGCGAGACACCCTCACATCGTTCCCCATGCTGGAGACCCCTAGCAGGGTGTTAGCAGCTAGCTTGGAGGCACACTGGTTCTCATAGGTCCTGACCTCATGCTCCCCATAGGGGCCAGAGTAGGCCCCATTCATGTACTTGTGCTCTTTGATCCTCAGGCTGTGGATGTCGATGACGGTGGAGTACATGTCCCTCATGTGGATCACCTTGGTCTCCCGGTCCCTGTTTTCGTGCAGGATGGCATTGGCGCAGATGAAGATGAAGATACCAATTCCCATGGTGAAGGGGCCCAGCATCTTCATCTTCTCAGAGTGCAGGTGCTGCTCAAAGAACTGGGCCAGCGTACCGCCTTCCTCCCGGGTCACCCTGGTGTCATTGGTGGATAGCTTGGCACCGGCCGCTATGAGGTCCTCTTTGTGGGGCCAGTAACCCAGCACGGCCATGGCGATGCCCATCATCAGGATCAACACACCCAGGATGAGGAAGAACCCAGAGGCAGAGTAGAGGCGGATCTTTCCCCTAACCACCACCACGTCGGCCCGAGGTTTACGCTTGGCCCTCCTCTTCTCCTGGGCCTCTCCTGGGGCTGTGGACTGGATGGGCAGGTGGTGCTGGGAGCGGGCCGAGTCCTGCCTCTTCAGTGCAGCAAGGTGGCCCGTGATCACTCCACCAGCTGAAATCATCACTACCGCTGTCCACGGCCCTGTAAAGACAAACAGAGAAGGGGAGTGAGACGCATCTGGTATGTTTACTGATGTCTCTTCTCTAGTTGCTGGGCTGCTGGCACTGTCCTCCTGGTAATCCCATGGTGGGAGGCAGAGCAGCATTAACCGTCAAGCTGGGAACAGCATCTGCAGCAACTGCTCTTATGCTTGCTTTGGTAATTAAGAATGATGACAATTATGTTCTAATATTAATTCTAGTCACAGCCCATAGGCAACAATTCATTTGGCAATCTGGTGTTTGTCCTCTTAGTTTTTCCTCTCTAAAAGAAAGGAGGGCATTTTTGGAAGCCTAGATGATGATTTAAATGGCAAATTGCATGATGTTTGTGAGTGTATGAATCCAGATGTAGCTATGATATCGCACTTTACATTTACACAATTCCCTTGCCCTTTTCCACTCCAGctgtttgtatctctctctctcgctatctctgtcactcactctctctcgctatctctgtcACTCACTCTGTCTCGCTATCTCTGTCACTCACTCTGTCTCGCTTTCTCGcttacacacaccacagacaaacacacacatgcacacacagacgctCTTTTCCAATTTACTCCATATTTTTGTCATCTCAGGAGGATCATCTCATTTCATAGTAAAAGGGTTTTAATAAAAATAAGATGCCGTTACTTAGTCCTTATGCACAGATCTTAAATTAAAAAGGGTTGAATTAATTATGACAGTCTATTAATGGAGATTACTCACAAGTGACCTTGAAATATTTTACAGTAAAATAGAGTCTCAGCTAACACAAGCAGCACTGGTCAGTACTACTCAGTACTCAACTGTATATTAATGGGTGGCCTGACTACCATACACCATCATATTTCAACACTTGCCAATGGAGCTCCACGACAAACAACTTATGGGAGAAATATGTTATCTTTTTAGGAACGGTAATCTCATTCAGTgtatcaaataaataaaaaaacgtcAAAAGTACCAACAACCAGGTTGAAGGCAGGAGAGGTGCAGTAACATGGTGCTTTACCAAAAGGTGTGTGGAGTGAATCATTAACATCATCTCTCTGTCAGCACTAACAACAGGACGTACTGTAGTGTGGACAGGTTGTCATGTTTACACACCGGAGTGTGTCCGAGGAGCACACTCTCGCTCTATAGGGAATACATACATATGAGTACATCCCTCAAGGCACTTCCTTATTAGTTTAAGGTCACTGCACATTGCATGGTGAAAATACTAGATGTCATATGTTCGGATCTAGAAAAATGTGTTATTCCCAttgcagacagagaggagactcTTGGGCGGATGCATGACAGTTGTATGACCCACTTCTCTGACTGTACCCACCCACCCAGTACCCCACCCAGCATTAGGTCTGAGAGCAGGTGTGGGTGGTGATGCCTTTTGATGTTGACTTATCTAAAGTTCACCATTAAATACCAGGATGAGGAGCAGGGGAGGCAGGGATGGAGGATATCAATAAATAGGAGAGTGCAGTTCCTattgtctttctttattttttttaaagatgtGTTTGGAACATAGAACATTGCTTGAATACCACGTCTTTTTGCAAAGGACACAAACAGGAAATCTAATAAGAATATGACACCCCATGAGAATCATAAACATCAGTGGACGTGAGCAGACTTAGGGGCCAGTCAGAGATAACGGAATAGATGACAAACAGACAATAATAGGTCAGGGTGTCAGCGAATATACATGTATGTTCAGTGCTGAAAACAAAATCTTGTCTTCCCAGATTGTAATGTGTCAAACCTGACATGAGTTTAAATTATCAGATAACGCAAAATGAAGAAGGAAAATTGCATATAATCAGCAATTCCCTTGCTGCTTTGGCAAATTATTTATTGACTGCAGCCATAGCAGATGAGATGAGGAGGAGAACTGTGTTCAGGGCATTATTggtgtgatgagagagagagagagagagagagagagagagagagagagagagagagagagagagagagagagagagagagagagagagagagagagagagagagagagagagagagagagagagagagagagagagagagagagagagagagagagagagagagagagagagagagagagagagagagagagagagagagagagagagagagagagagagagagagagagagagagagagagagagagagagagagagagagagagagagagagagagagagagagagagagagagagagagagagagagagagagagagagagagagagagagagagagagagagagagagagagagagagagagagagagagagagagagagagagagagagagagagagagagagagagagagagagagagagagagagagagagagagagagagagagagagagagagagagagagagagagagagagagagagagagagagagagagagagagagagagagagatcagtaaCTTCTAGACCCGCGCATGTGTGTGGTTGGGCGGTGTAATGGTACCGCTGTTTCCAAGAAAATGAATAATTTGCACAATAATGCGATAAACAATAATATAATCAATCATAACTGCATGTGCACGTGTAGAGATACAGTATGTAAAATCTACAAACACCAGATCAATAGAATATTTGCAGCTATGTTCCCATTTTCATTTTTAAAATGACTGCAGGGCATGAATATTAAATGGTTTAAAACAGCTATGAATAACAGCCAGTGATGAAACGATGGGAAGGAATTTTGAATTCACCAGTGGTATCATACACGAATAAAAGAAAAGTTGAGAAATCAAAGTGGTGAGGATAGAAATGATATTTGATACGAGCGCAGCTCCATGTGACTACCCTGTCTATGGATTCGATAGACAAAAACATCTGTTTAAATTAAGGTTAAAATAGAACCATGCAAATAATCGTTATTCTATTACAGAAAAGGCCATCGAGGCCAATACATTTTTCTTTAAGAATAATGTAATTGTTTCTTACCTGTAAAATAGGGTGCTTCTTTGTAGCTGGTGTTATTTGTCCATTACGCATGGAAAATTATAACGCAAGTCATGTTTCTCAACACTCATGGTTGGCTTGCTCAGTCAGTTTGTATTACCATTACATTTATAATCGAGTGCCGATAAGAAAAATAATAAACTTCCAAAGAAAAAAGGTTTCATTGTTTCGCTCCATTTCCTAAACGCGCAACTGGACTGTTGGCCACACGGCTGTACAAACTGCTCCAAGCTGCGCGACGCGCAGAGAATGTCTACTATTGTTTTACTGTCAACTGTCTCAACTTTTTGTCACTAAAGCCCGGTGATCCACACACAGTCGACTATAACAATTCAAATACGTTTTCTGTTTAGCCTACTAACTTTAAATTGTTCACATCTGGGGACAAAGCGCTGTGAATCCTTTTGGAGTAGAACCAAGATGCCTTATCATGTCCACTTTCTATTCCTCCATGGAATGGTAGGTTGTAGATAGGCTCTCTCCAGCAGCTGGCTTTAAGGATCCGGCCGTGATtgtgagtcccatagggcggcgcacaattggccaagcgtagTCCGTGTTTTgctggggtaggccgtcattgaaaataagaatgtgttcttaactgacttgcctagttaaataaaggttaaataaaaaattaaaaaggagAGAGACGGTCCCTTCAGCTCGGAATAATGCATTACTTGGGATGTAGACTAGGAAAAGCATTGTACTCCCACGTGATGCTTCACTCTAAGTGAAgcacagtgagagaaaaaaaaaacataaaaacatgAGGAAGCTTATTTGAATAATTTATGCGTGGAGAAGTCAATGCATCTGAATATAATATTACCATAATAGTTTCCAATGTCCCCAATGCAAAGACAGTAATTTATGCAAGTATTGATAACACATGTGGTAACCTAAACTCCCTGCATGTTGCTTTCAATCTGGAGATGCAAATGATTGAGTTAACCATGTCCTTTGATGATGGCCATTTATGAATGCAATCGTTTATAATGGCACCATAACACAGATATTATAGCCTATATAGCCACTgaatcaagattgaactcattCCCTGTTCCTACTGCCTACATGCCGTGATGAGCAAGCGTACTCGGATGTAAACAACCAACTGTAGTTTATTGTAACAGGAGCAATTAAAGGGTTAAAAGCCCCGAGATCTATATCGAAATGTTGCAGATGTTTTGAGTCTGTCATTTCCTGTGTTTATGCGATGCATGTCTGGCTCAACtggatacaaaaaaaaaaaaaaacatgttcacAGGTGGCTTCGAGAGAGCTAGGGTTTAAAGTGTATGTGGCTGGGTTTTTATAAGCATTTCTCCACTGTGATACTGCCTAAATGTTCTCATTTGAAATGGGACTAACCCAACCTAGTATTGGTAGGTTCCACTTCAGCCTTTGGGGTTGAGGGGCTGAGAAAGGGTTGAAGAAGGGTTGGGTTTGGACATACTAGCCTGTTCTGTCTCCCCACCCCTCTGATCCTTGTTAGGAATTCTCAAGGTTTGTTAAATGGGGAGATTGACA
This window of the Coregonus clupeaformis isolate EN_2021a chromosome 33, ASM2061545v1, whole genome shotgun sequence genome carries:
- the LOC121548974 gene encoding transmembrane protein 200A; the protein is MISAGGVITGHLAALKRQDSARSQHHLPIQSTAPGEAQEKRRAKRKPRADVVVVRGKIRLYSASGFFLILGVLILMMGIAMAVLGYWPHKEDLIAAGAKLSTNDTRVTREEGGTLAQFFEQHLHSEKMKMLGPFTMGIGIFIFICANAILHENRDRETKVIHMRDMYSTVIDIHSLRIKEHKYMNGAYSGPYGEHEVRTYENQCASKLAANTLLGVSSMGNDVRVSRRASSTEDEEGLLNEAKGGHGLLPSFYRERSGSIFGLQHEGSRHWDKKSSFPKRCQTRSIVSSSISAFTLPVIKLNNCVIDEPDMDNITEDLEHIRVRSRHPSMESLAVPVPADIAKAYKPPGVMLLRSNSATESHSFSSSRSSLSPGSASGRYLSPGAARKDFGSNNSLHMLSSHSKSLDLDRRPTNLTVKPEQRKHPSWPRLDRSNSKGYMKLENKEDPMDRLQLPQVAVKQDYTKKEKLLMISRSHNNLSFEHDKQFISNTMKRGSSETRF